GTCActgcagaaaaagcacaggtgcaattgataaaactgaaaacagctacaTTCCATACAGGTGAGCTTGTTTTAGGGTCCTGgcattgtgcatgctggctcactgtcatggcttactgggacacttgatgAAACTGAGCCATTGTTTACAATAtttgtttcacctgtgcttttcctgctatgacaagtcaaaatgtcagcGGTCAAAAATATCTTTACATGTTACCCAGTTTGTTCATTCAGTGGCAGCTGATAATTACCACGCATTTACTAGCTCTTATTTTAAACATACAGCACCTGGGATATTTGTTCAAAACTGGATGGagcattttgttctgtttgctGTAAAATCTGGCAGAtgctaattttaattttactcaTTCTAATGCAGCCTTGgttgccatttttttaaatatacagatttttgtttttgaatttgtttcatttctgaaaTTCTCACCACCTGGAGTATTTCACTACAATGAAGTAAAATGCCAGTTCAGTTAGTTTACAGGTTAGGATCAGTTTCTTGTACATTGCTTaaaattttgctttgttttaattagtttcATACACACTCTGGCTAATTTATTAGACACATCTGTAAAATGTAGTGCAATCCGATATATGTTTTTTCCCTCCCGATTTACAAACATGAAGGCGGAAGAATGACTGAAGAAAGATTTCAGGGCTAAGCCCTGGATTTACCTGTGATTATCCATGTGCATCCTTATATGCAAATATGACTTGTAGCTTTCCCACACTGGTTTAACTGGTTTGAAAGGGGCTTATGTGACGAAAGGTAAGTGGAAATATATGTTTAACTCCCcatgaaatacttttttttgagACAAACCATTTATGCCTTTATCTAAATGGTTGATACATAATATGTAAAGTGTTGCATGAGTAGGATAACATGTCAATCTACAGTATGTCAACCTATGAATAATTTGAAAGTTCTATTGGGAAATTGGTGGTCTTGTTGATTTCAGAGAGTATGTCTCTTTTGTAACAGCCCTCACCATGATCTGCTATCAGAAATAAATACTTTGGCCACATTGCTACCAAACTTTCTTGTCTTATTTAATTTGTACTAAAGGAAAAAGCTGAGTGCTCACACTTGCACCAGCATTACAGTCACATCTATTAAATATACATGTCATTATCATGTGTTCTGAGCAGGAAAAGTTGGTTAAACACCTGTAGAAAGCGTGAAAGAGAGTTGTATCCAAAAAAAAGTACTAGAGTTGTCCTTCGCCTTACAGCTGTCACATCGCAGCCGAAGAAGGACAATTGCAGCCAGGGTCGGACGAACCTCTTAGAGGGGAGCTAATGACCCCCCAGCTTCCTCCCTATGTCAATGTTTGTACCTCGTCCTTAGTTTCCAAGTTTCCATCAAGGACGGAGCACAAGCAGACTGCACATGGAAACTTCCTTATTtgtgcagagacagaaaccAGAAATACTGTTCTGGATACTACCTggaattaattaaatgtttaataaatttaattacagtaaacaaaactTATTTAGGGATATGCATCATTTGAGAAACtctagattttgacacaaggCCTCTCCACAAGACAGGGCTTCAAGTTTACGTAAAAATGTTGCACCTGTCTTACCTTTGCAAATTCTTTCACaattttgaaatgaatcaaatcaTGTATAActgactgaaattaaatgaacatGAGTCTTTTGGCCTCCAGCGCAATTACCTGCTTTGCATGGTTGATAAATCAGCCTTGATGACAGAAATCAACTTTACTGACTTGATTCATTAATACCACATTGAGCTGCTTTTAAATCAGAATAGCTAGGTCAAAGGTGTaatgtcaataaaaacagaacactgGGATAATTAATCTTATTATTTTTGCAAGGTTGTTGCATTTAGGACTGTAATGaacaattatttacattatcaatcaatcaatcaaggccattgtccaaaaaaaaaacatgcaccagacctcagagaaaaaaaattcaaattcatggtTACTGATCCGGAACTGCCCCTAAATTTAAAAGGTTTTTCCCTgtcccatgccccatccctccaccaagttcggtgcaaatcggttcagtactttttgcgtaatgctgacaaataaacagacaacgGCGATACCATAACGTCCTTTGCGGAGGTAATAACACTAGCTGACTCTCAGCTTGTCTGTATTCAATTATGATGCCTACCTAGGAACTCACctattcaaaatcaaaagagGGTCTGAGGTGACCGACATGGAACACATCCCGGGGCGGTCTCGCGTATCATCGGACTCTGTCGGCTTTTCCCGGCGTATCTCGGTCAGTTGGCTAGCCAAGCTGATTAGCCTGCTACCACCGGCTAATGTTTGTATGATATTTGTGGTTAGCTGAATTGGAGTGGATGGTACAAATAGCGTAGAAAAATGGCGGACGTCGAGGGACAAGGAATTTGTTCATCGGTCCCTCCGTTGCCTCACCCTTCCTCCCGGAACGGCTCCGGTGGCGGTAACACTACGCCGGGCACCGGCGGCGGCTGCCAGATGGCAACCACCGTTACTTCAGGCCCACGGCTTGTTCGGATAGTGAAGTCTGACTCGGGCTATGGTTTCAATGTTCGGGGACAAGTCAGTGAAGGAGGGCAACTACGGAGCATTAACGGGGAACTGTACGCTCCACTGCAGCATGTTAGTGCTGTTCTACCGGGAGGTGCCGCCGACAGAGCCGGTATTTCGAAGGGGGACAGGATTCTTGAGGTGTAAGTGGCTACTGTCTTATCTTAACCAAAAGCTTATAACAAGTAGCCTACGAATAACTCTTTCATATCAGAATGATTGTCAGTGAAAACCATGGCCAGCAGGACCCGTGAGCATCATTCACTATCTCTCTAGTGGGACCAGCGTCGGCCACcaaaaagactgtgtgtgtgtgtgtgtgtgtgtgtgtgtgtgtgtgtgtgtgtgtgtgtgtgtgtgtgtgtgtgtgcatgcactaTCACACTCTTCTTCTTGCAGGGCAGAGTAGCCGCTCATCCTAATGAAaggagtgtctgtgtgtgtcagggagagACGATCCAGGGATCATTAGGAATTCCCGTCACACTGAAACCTATTCCTCTCATCCACAGCATGCCAAACATTCTCAAGTCATCCCTTGTACACACTCGCATCATCCTAACCGGATGCAGTGTGTAGTGTTTCTGCATTACACACTGCATCCAGTACAGCGTGCTTTGCTTACATTAGTCAAAAAGGTTAAAACAAGTAATGTCATTGCCATCAGCATCACTGAGTTTGGGAAATGAACCACACGTGGCTTTAATGTGGATATCAGTGAGcactcttttgtgtgtgtgtgtgtgtgtgtgtgtgtgtgtgtgtgtgtgtgtgtgtgtgtgtgtgtgtgtgtgtgtgtgtgtgtgtgcatgctgatgCTTATGGATGtccagcatgcacacacacattatctgCTGTGCTTGTTGCTATGGACAGCATCACGCAGCATACAGCTCAGCATCAGTACTGGTGcttcagtgtgtctctgtgtgtggaATAAGGTGATGCAGAAAGGGATGGATGCCTTCAGTTCAATTCTGATTGGCTTTGCTCTCTAAAATTCACTATCTCATTGGCTGGCTTTTGCACACTGCTTTGTAAATGGATGGTCTGCAGTAACCTGGCAGTTTGGTGACCCCATTAtttatgtgtgcttgtgtgcaaaCGTCAATGTATTTATATGCGtttttgtatattgtatataagGAAAGCCTGCCAGCCCCTTTATTTCATCCCTCATTTAgctattttgaccatttttgttCATAGTTTATGCGGCCTCAGTGTACACTCCAACTACTAGTGCTTTACTGGCCTCATTTCGGACTATCTCCTCTACTGTGTCTCCCCTGCAGTGGATAAGACAGGCCCAAAGTGGCTAGATCTTTACACATTCATCGTTATATTCAGCTGAAGATTTGACTTTGGTGCATGGGTCTGTTTTGCCATCCTGTTAAGGCACAGTATGTGCATAGTAGCTAAGTATACACACAGTGGAGTTCCTGCATACTACCTGCAGTGGTATACAGCCTCTGCCATTCTCAATGCAATCAATACTTCTTTGCACATTTACATACAACTCTTGCTTCTCAGCCTTTGACGCAGGATAATCTATAGTGGTGACAACTTTTTTTCAGCCTCCCGCTTCATGATAAAGGCATAATCTATATATGTGCATTATTTAACCTTTCAATTGAGTGCATTTATGTGTTCATCTTTGCTTATGcatatgtacgtgtatgtgtacTTATTTAGAGTACAAAACAGATCACACTGAACTCTTCAGCAGtgatataaatgaataaattattacattgaattataaagacagaaaaactgccTGTGGGGCACATAGGAAAATTTCTCTTTAAATCTATTTATTACGCTCAGTAGGGCTGATAGTGCAAGTGCAAAagccacaacataaaacaatataGTCATAAAGCTGTTAGAATGAAAGATTAACCAAAATGCTtagtctgtgttttgtgttgtaggAGAGATGTTTGCTGTTGCTCCTACAACACATCCAAGATGGTTTTATTTGTGCTTCATGTCTCCCTTATTCATCTTTGCATATTTCTATCTACAGAGTCATTTTTCCTTACTACACTAGTTTCAGCTTTGCTATGTGGGTCCCAGAGGGCCTTGGGGGTCCTTTATTTGCTCGATTGCATATTCCCATGTAGCTATTTCCTGCCGTTGTGTTATTACGTATCAGAGAGCTTTTGTCCACTGAGCTTTAGCCCTCTGTCACCCTGCCAACGTAAGCTGTGCCATGACATAATGGATGACATAACAgatcagctgtcagtcactAGTTCTATCCTAAGCATTTCTTGTCCTGAATTGTTAGTCTGTCATCCTTTGGACAGTTGGATGTTATGCTTGGGACAGCAACTTTCCTAGTTGCATCCAGTTATACACCAATGGTTGGGTAATTTTATGAgagacatatactgtataaagtgCACTTAAAGGGGAAGTCCACTGATTGCACACGTCAAAGTCCATTTACAGGTTTTCGTGAGTCCTACTTCATATGTGAAAAAGTTGTAcaaaaagccttttgtggcATCAGAGGGTGCTGAGTGAAGTCTGATGAATTGCCTCATGTGATGTCCCTTGAGTCAGTGTCCGTCGGGGCTGAAGGTTAGAAGtttgaaaataacacaaatctgggggtgtggagccagaaagaagtgagtttaccagGCCTCTGTGGCCCGCTCTTCATTTCTGCTTGGGGCAACATAATTAGCATAAAGTGAACTGTTGGCAGTCGAGTTGCATTGTTGGTAATATAGTCACCgtgttttgacaaggaagaagaatgctTGGAATATAAAAGGACGGTAACTGGTTCTAAACCATCGACTTGGATACTTGCTTTCTTAAACTGTCCACTCAGAGTTTGACAGTGTTATCGAAGTGCAGTTCTAAATCTGTAAAGTACTCTTTTAAATATTAGGTAATTGTGGGAAATGTTGCAAATCAATTAGCAGGACCTTGACACTGCTAAATCCACTGCTGACTTGGAGAGGGAGTAAACACACATGCTGCCTCCAAATACATAAGTTTTTGCCACCCAGGTTTTGTGCCTGCTGACAAGGATGCGATTCCTCACTGGTTTCCCACATTGCCAGTTGCATTCGCTATACTTCGTCCACCTCAGTAGCCGTAATGAGGGAGAGATTGTAAAACAATTGTTAGCCTCTCTGGATATGAGTTAGCTCTCACAATAAGATTGTAGGCATGTTCGTATACAAAATGTGAATGCTCTGAGGATCACATGATTAGGATAAGGATACAAAAAGTCTTTGCATACCATTACCGCCTTATTAAGCCATTAAACAGTGATGGCAGTATGTGGTATTAGGCAGCGTGGAAATGGAGAATATGGCTTGGTTGGTCGGTTAAATCGAACTGAGAATTGGGTTTCATCTGTCTCAGAAGTTAAACATATATTCAAACAGCattttagttattatttatcTCATCAACCTATTTTGCAAAACTTATAGAGGAAGCCATTGCTTTAGAAGATCAGAGCCTATCTTTGAATAACTACTTTACACCACACAAAGTACAATTAAGATTTCCCCAAAAGTATAGTATTCGGGTTATACAAATAACATTTGATGCACTGCTGGCTTCTTTCGTATTTGGCCAGCTTTTGTATCCATGCTACTGTTTGCATGCTATTATTTAAATTGCAAAAATCCATTAGATTAGCACAAAACATAAAGTAcagaataatttaatttacttaatCTCATTTTGGCATGGTTTAAATATTGACTTTATTTGCCAAtcagaatttgttttaaaaagttttggaAATAGCAAGAGGTGATGCTGAGAGCTTTTAGAGAGATGCTGTGGCTGTTTTGGGTAAAGATAACTATAGGTCAGGTTGCTACGGCACTGTCATCAACACTGTCATGACGCTGACACACGGCTGCCAAAGTGCACACACCCAGTGTTGCTCATGTTCAGCTGTGCTAATGTCATAAACCAAAGGTCTTATTCCTGAGGGGGGAGATGTGAGCCCAGAGTGATTTTGAAGACGAAGCCCGTGTCTCTCTGCACACGTAAACAGTAGCTGTTTCCAAATTGTAGCCCATTAGctatttttattcactttgtgCCACTTCTTTGAGAATTTATGTGCCATGTAGGTCTTTCGGTATTTTTTCAATCCATTGTGCTAAGAATTtcaaaattcagttcagtttttgaaGCTGTAGTTATTTGTGTATTAGGTTGCATTATATTGGAAGATTTTTCTTATATGTTTGCGTAAGTCCAATATAAAAAACAGTCTCATATGTGCAATAGACACAAACAATGTAAGTAGTGGTCTTATTAAAACTGAATAGGTAACATTAGGAAGATTAAGTAAGATCTATTGCAGTATGTAATAAATTACTAGCCACCCTTAACATCTACATCTCTTTCTCCATTCGACAGTAATGGAGTGAATGTAGAGGGAGCGACCCATAAACAGGTGGTGGACCTGATCAGGGCTGGGGAGAGGGAGCTTGTGTTGGCCGTGCTACCCGTCCCACCCCAGGAGGCCGACTGCTTAGATCCCGGGGACGATGGTTCAGCTCAGTCCTGCTACGACTACTCCGACAAGCAGGCTGTCCCCATCTCTGTGCCTAGCTACAAGCACACTGAGCTCAACCAGGAAAAGTTTGTGGTGGGTGCACTTGTGGATGATTAGATAGATGGCTAATTGAGAGGGGGAAGATGAACTTGGAAGCATAAATTGATGAGGTGAAGGCTGAGATAGGAGGACTGGTCAGTTAAAGGGTGTAAGGGTGTAAACAAAGAAGTGgtgaaaaataggaaaatcaAGTCAGCAAACAAGTTTTATAATCAGATGCTGCAGATCACAACACAGGTCTGACTGCAGTATCCACAACTTCAGCGTGTCTTTAATAACTCCTTTTCCAGACCTGTGATCAGACTAATGTTCCAATTAAGTATTATAAATAATCCTTGGTGTggtattcaaattttttaatttgaagacCAATTGACTTTAACTCCCTGTCATTGCTTTAGGgtgttcattttcatcattgtcCTCCTCTGCCTCAACCCCCATTCTCTCTTTCCAGGTATATAATGTGTACATGGCAGGCAGGCAGCTGTGCTCCAAGCGTTACCGGGAGTTTGTGATCCTACACCAAAACCTTAAGCGGGAGTTTGCCAACTATACATTCCCCAAGCTGCCGGGGAAATGGCCTTTTTCCCTGTCAGAGCAGCAACTGGATGCACGACGCAGAGGCTTGGAAGAATACTTGGAGAAAGGTGAGGGAGAACTTTTACAAGAATGTAGTAATTAATATCATAATTTCTGGGTTTTGAAAAGCTTAGTAATAGGGCAAAAAGTGTGAAATGATCTGGAAGAAATATTGTCAACTCCAAAGTTCATAAATACACAGTTTATGTCATTGTATAAACACTGTTATTTCTTTGTGCGTTTTATCTGCAGTGTGCTCTGTACGGGTCATTGGAGAAAGTGACATCATGCAGGAGTTTCTGTCTGAATCAGATGAGGTAATATAGAAAAAcctatttttgtctgtttttgcagtCCTCTGCCTGTGACTCACTGTACAGTTTGTCTCTCCTTCTCATGAACTAGAACTATAATGGCGTGTCGGATGTGGAGTTGAGAATAGCCATGCCCGATAAAACCACGCTCACTGTCAGAGTTCGCAAAAACTCTACCACAGACCAGGTGTACCAGGTAAACAAATACACAGGCCTTTATAAACATTAACCATTGTAACCGTGGCCCTATTACCATCATCTTGCATAAGCTTTCCTGTCCGTTTCTCTTTTCATcctttctcattctgtctccatctctctctctctctctttctctttcaggcTGTGGTAATGAAACTAGGGATGGACAGTGTAACTGCCAGCTACTTTGCCCTGTTTGAGGTCATCAACCACACCTTCGGTGAGTAAGAACATAAGTCAGgcatgagtttgtgtgtatccTCATGTATTTTTccacactgaaaatgttttccatctttGCTGAAGCACGACACAAATTTTGACTTCACTTGTAGCCAATGTCAACTAATGAGTGAGCAGCAGAAAGggatatttgcatgtttttcatcAGCGTTATGATACCTCCATAGCCATCCTTTCCTCCTATAAATAATCTAAAACGAATACCTAACTGCCTTTGTAGATGAGTATTCTTATTGGTCACTTCAGCTGGTCGTCACTTCTCAAGGCTGGTGTGGTACAAGTATATGTCAgtcttttggggttttttttttttggaaaaagggCATCTAAATGGAGAATAGTATCTaattctctcctttcttctgtttttctcgCGCTTTCTTCTGCAGTGCGTAAGCTTGCCCCGAACGAGTTCCCCCACAAACTGTATGTACAGAACTATACCTCAGCCATCCCAGGAACCTGCCTCACCCTGCGCAAGTGGCTCTttaccacagaagaagagattCTGCTCAATGACAACCAGCTTGCTGTCAACTACTTTTTTCACCAGGTATGTGCATATGTCcgtcttttttttgtggtgtgtgtttgtatgcgtttttcttgttttgttttgttttgttttgttttgtttttttcagtgtcccCTATCTGATCCTGTCTTTGCAGGCTGTGGATGATGTGAAGAAAGGCTTCATCAAAGCAGAGCAGAAGTCCTATCAGCTGCAAAAGCTGGCAGAACAGAAGAAGATGTCTATGGTCAGTCTTTCATATGGCCACAaagcatacagtatactatGTTCCCGAgtaacttacacacacacagatagatagagatacTTGTTATAGTTCACTGTGTCTTATGTCATCCCTCACCACCTCTCCTTTCACTGTGTGTAATATAACAAAGTGGAAAAGGTACAATGTCTTCTGGGGATGGAGATAATCTCTGCTAGGAACATGTGCATAGAGAAAACTCTTCTGtcttaaaacataaatatattacCCTCACTTTGCAGAGATTAAACCTTCCCCATCAGGTAAATACCGACGAATATTTTCAGAGCAGTTAGGCGGCAGAGAATCACTATAGTGCCTGACTGTACTCTGCTTCATGGCTATAAAGATTAGTTAcaatcaaacatcagaaagtACATCCTGCATCTAAACTTCAGTCAACTGCAGAACTATGTCttttaaaatatagtaaaaaaaaattatcttgcATCatgtctcctctgtcctctaCCTCTTTCCGTCTCAGTATCTGAGTTTGTTGAGGGGTTGCGAGGGCTACAATGAGATCATATTCCCCCACTGTTCCTGTGACTCCCGACGTAAAGGCCACGTCATCACAGCCATCAGCATCCACCACTTCAAGCTGCATGCCTGCACAGAGGAAGGGACACTCGAGGCAAGGGCAACTGTTTTTTAGTATGTTTGACTTTGTATAAACATGGCTTGTATGTATAATGGAGGGAGTGTAATAAATCCTCAATGTTGTTTCAGAACCAAGTGATTGCATTTGACTGGGGGGAGATGCAGAGGTGGGACACAGATGAAGAGGGCATGGCCTTCTGCTTTGAATATGCACGGGGAGAGAAGAAGCCACGCTGGGTCAAGATATTTACACCATATGTGAGTGTCACACAAACATTATTACACATGCGATATAGTACATATGTAGTATTCTAGTGGAAAAAGGGCTCCCgcagtcattaaaaaaatgaagttatggATCATGGGGAAGATTAAAACTGGTTATTCaaaggaattttattttaagtttcgGATAATCGCCCTGTTCGTAGTTTCCAGTTTTATAGAATCATGACTTAGTTCACCAGTTTTCTGACTATCACACTGTCAAACCATTGCCTGCAATCTTCACAACaaccttttatgtttttttaaagtgtctggatatacagtatatgaattcCTGTTGCATCCCAGCAGAACTGtctaagtaaaataaaaatggtcaaaaatgagGTACTGCTATAATTTCAAataatagtttaacattttatgaaatatgcttgttttctctctgcagagagactccaggaagttaatggtcccagccaagaaatagtccagcacattaCCCCCATAAAATagcaaattgttgtttttatgccCTGGTTTTTGTAAGgacaagatataacgtgttaattagaAAGCTATAGAGGGGCTGGTAGGTGTATTGTGTTACCATTTGACAGATGCAAGCTAGCtgttccccttgtttccagtctttgtgtaGTACAGACATAAGAGTAGTATCGATCTTGTCATCTATCTCTCTGCCAGACAGTGGATATTAAATTTCCCAAAAcgttgaactactcctttaaagtAGAATATGTATGACCGatcttgtttgtcttttttaatctAAATCCATGTTTCTCTCTATGCATTTGCTGTGAACTGCCGATGTTCAGTTTAACTACATGCATGAGTGCTTCGAGAGAGTC
This sequence is a window from Xiphias gladius isolate SHS-SW01 ecotype Sanya breed wild chromosome 22, ASM1685928v1, whole genome shotgun sequence. Protein-coding genes within it:
- the snx27b gene encoding sorting nexin-27b isoform X1 gives rise to the protein MADVEGQGICSSVPPLPHPSSRNGSGGGNTTPGTGGGCQMATTVTSGPRLVRIVKSDSGYGFNVRGQVSEGGQLRSINGELYAPLQHVSAVLPGGAADRAGISKGDRILEVNGVNVEGATHKQVVDLIRAGERELVLAVLPVPPQEADCLDPGDDGSAQSCYDYSDKQAVPISVPSYKHTELNQEKFVVYNVYMAGRQLCSKRYREFVILHQNLKREFANYTFPKLPGKWPFSLSEQQLDARRRGLEEYLEKVCSVRVIGESDIMQEFLSESDENYNGVSDVELRIAMPDKTTLTVRVRKNSTTDQVYQAVVMKLGMDSVTASYFALFEVINHTFVRKLAPNEFPHKLYVQNYTSAIPGTCLTLRKWLFTTEEEILLNDNQLAVNYFFHQAVDDVKKGFIKAEQKSYQLQKLAEQKKMSMYLSLLRGCEGYNEIIFPHCSCDSRRKGHVITAISIHHFKLHACTEEGTLENQVIAFDWGEMQRWDTDEEGMAFCFEYARGEKKPRWVKIFTPYFNYMHECFERVFCELKWRKEVEEEATDKDNKNCSKDEYFPAAEAQKGWRHLGREIVTS
- the snx27b gene encoding sorting nexin-27b isoform X2, with the translated sequence MADVEGQGICSSVPPLPHPSSRNGSGGGNTTPGTGGGCQMATTVTSGPRLVRIVKSDSGYGFNVRGQVSEGGQLRSINGELYAPLQHVSAVLPGGAADRAGISKGDRILEVNGVNVEGATHKQVVDLIRAGERELVLAVLPVPPQEADCLDPGDDGSAQSCYDYSDKQAVPISVPSYKHTELNQEKFVVYNVYMAGRQLCSKRYREFVILHQNLKREFANYTFPKLPGKWPFSLSEQQLDARRRGLEEYLEKVCSVRVIGESDIMQEFLSESDENYNGVSDVELRIAMPDKTTLTVRVRKNSTTDQVYQAVVMKLGMDSVTASYFALFEVINHTFVRKLAPNEFPHKLYVQNYTSAIPGTCLTLRKWLFTTEEEILLNDNQLAVNYFFHQAVDDVKKGFIKAEQKSYQLQKLAEQKKMSMYLSLLRGCEGYNEIIFPHCSCDSRRKGHVITAISIHHFKLHACTEEGTLENQVIAFDWGEMQRWDTDEEGMAFCFEYARGEKKPRWVKIFTPYFNYMHECFERVFCELKWRKEVEEEATDKDNKNCSKDGMCGKNIFQLLRHRRDGGT